TTGCTAGCATGGTCTATTGCTTGTGTGACTATCTATGCGCAGGTGATATCTGGCGCTGATCTCTAGGATCAAGATGGGCGGGTGGTTCAGCTCGCCCATTTGACGTATTTATGTGTTCTGCGACAATAATTCAGGAGGTGACCAACCATCAGCAAAGACTTGAGGGTGAACGAAAAGATCCGGGCGAAGGAGATAAGGCTCATCGATGAGAATGGGGAACAGCTGGGTATAATGTCTCCTAGGGATGCTCTTAGGATCGCTTACGAAAGAAACCTCGACCTGGTCGAAGTTTCTGCGCTGGCGAAGCCCCCTGTGTGTAGGCTCATTGATTATGGTAAGTATAAATACGAGCAGGCGAAGCGGGAGCGGGAAGCGAAAAAGAAACAGCGGATCATAGACGTCAAGGAAGTCCGCATGACGCCCAACATCGAGGGGCATGATTTCCAGGTGAAGGTACGCAGTGCCCAGAAGTTCCTGCTGGATGGAGATAAAGTCAAAGCCTCTGTGCGTTTCAGGGGGCGGGAAATCGTTCACGCCGATATCGGAAAGG
This genomic interval from Bacillota bacterium contains the following:
- a CDS encoding translation initiation factor IF-3 codes for the protein MRVNEKIRAKEIRLIDENGEQLGIMSPRDALRIAYERNLDLVEVSALAKPPVCRLIDYGKYKYEQAKREREAKKKQRIIDVKEVRMTPNIEGHDFQVKVRSAQKFLLDGDKVKASVRFRGREIVHADIGKALLEDLASELKDIGIVEKAPRMEGKMMIMVLAPKQMAKSDKLDRVDKPSKTDDVAETDAK